The following is a genomic window from Pseudomonas lurida.
GGCTCAAGAACAACCGTGAAAACTGCAGGATGTTCAGGATCAGCATCCCGACGAAGAACAACAGGCTCCACTCTGGAAGGCTTAGGTCAAACAGCGTCCAAGTGATCTCCACGCAGTCGACGGTACCTTTGACGGTCAATTGCAGGGCCTGCCAAAACGACAGGTTTTCGATCATGTAGTGAAGGCTGGGCCAGCAGTCGGCTGCCTGGTCCGGTGCGGCGTTTTGTAGCAATACCTGGCGCACGGCAGTCATGGCGCCGAGCAGCGCGAAGCCCATGCTTGCCAGCCCGTAAACGTAGATGACGGAACGCCTGGGGTTATGGAGGGCGGCGACGAGGTTGATCAAGGTGACAGCGGC
Proteins encoded in this region:
- a CDS encoding disulfide bond formation protein B; its protein translation is MSLAPSRSLFFLAFLAGALTLGASFYLEFGVSLRPCFLCQMQRAFLAAVTLINLVAALHNPRRSVIYVYGLASMGFALLGAMTAVRQVLLQNAAPDQAADCWPSLHYMIENLSFWQALQLTVKGTVDCVEITWTLFDLSLPEWSLLFFVGMLILNILQFSRLFLSPRLRLARN